One part of the Andrena cerasifolii isolate SP2316 chromosome 4, iyAndCera1_principal, whole genome shotgun sequence genome encodes these proteins:
- the Uqcc1 gene encoding ubiquinol-cytochrome c reductase complex assembly factor 1: MHCARMLTLRKVPLSSTLKYVLERQCTTNRAIHFSTTPDLHQLSENARVKALPKNLTKIRNNEGLFLRALRKIGIHKEKYQLMSVGYFAYEDIVDDVDYSAFYKDFSMPDTFFSWFLVTELHVWMLMARYMAEGKDGKTVRNNLVEAMWNDVDNRINKLGPIHPKIKRQQLLEISSQFNAALIDYDEGILSEDKVLAGALWRIFFRSECNNPEHVEKLLIYVRKQMNVFDKIPSKEILVRRKIRWVDLRSPR; this comes from the exons ATGCATTGTGCAAGAATGTTAACACTCCGAAAG GTGCCATTGTCTTCGACTTTGAAATATGTGCTAGAGCGCCAATGTACTACCAATAGGGCCATACATTTTTCAACAACACCCGATCTTCATCAATTATCTGAAAATGCACGCGTGAAAGCTTTACCTAAAAATCTaactaaaataagaaataatgagGGATTATTTCTCAGAGCATTACGTAAAATTGGTATTCATAAAGAAAAGTAT CAACTAATGTCAGTAGGCTATTTCGCTTACGAAGACATAGTTGATGACGTTGATTATTCAGCATTTTACAAAG ATTTCAGTATGCCAGACACATTTTTCTCTTGGTTTCTCGTCACAGAGTTACACGTCTGGATGTTAATGGCACGCTACATGGCTGAAGGAAAAGATGGTAAAACAGTCAGAAATAATCTGGTCGAGGCTATGTGGAACGATGTTGATAATAGAATAAATAAGCTCGGC CCAATTCACCCAAAGATAAAAAGGCAACAATTGCTTGAGATATCGTCTCAATTTAACGCCGCTTTAATTGATTACGACGAAGGGATTCTGTCAGAGGACAAAGTATTAGCTGGTGCACTCTGGAGGATATTCTTTCGTTCAGAATGCAACAACCCAGAACATGTTGAAAAGCTGTTAATTTATGTAAGAAAACAG ATGAATGTATTCGATAAAATTCCATCGAAAGAAATTCTTGTTAGGAGAAAAATACGGTGGGTAGATTTGAGAAGCCCTAGGtaa
- the LOC143368038 gene encoding sphingomyelin phosphodiesterase produces the protein MWLDKLIVLALFLQANGSIQKIEDISVSSFTNELELWATLDYETELFKNMTRLLKIPTEHQNSDWRTFEAEIDTAICTICQGTVKTVMTMRRRGMSVEDIGKTITKLCVRMNIQKERVCKGVIELNLPIIAYIVDSKPKLTASTVCGVVLESKACPLTDSEYDWSIDIDNHTDVLITENGTNEQVNILQLTDFHYDPLYEPNGNPNCGEPLCCRRNQNKTDANSLAGFWGDYESCDTPWHSITDVLTHVKDTHQNIDYIYFTGDVIDHGVWETSNEGNKESLEKVYNKMHEMFKNITVYPILGNHEPHPLNQFAPNSITEDNLTTNGLYKLIADLWINFGWLPESTRSTIHQGGYYTVTPKNGFRIIALNSNVCYTYNWWLLYDPTDPDGQLQWLANTLSNAEKNNEFVHILSHIPANSNACLNTWKREYLRIINRYSHLIKAEFNGHTHNDEIAIFYNADGVAKNIAWNGGSITTFSRLNPNYKVYAVNGSNYAVTDYQNWMYNLGSANKNSHTRPHWYKSYSFKAEYGLSDLSAQSLNDWLIAAAHNDTLLNRYYRNFFKRADPSLKGNCDLNCQKQYLCRTIAHIGDASELCNNILRN, from the exons ATGTGGCTTGACAAATTGATCGTTCTAGCGCTATTTTTACAAGCCAATGGATCCATTCAAAAGATAGAGG ATATCAGTGTATCATCATTTACAAATGAACTTGAACTTTGGGCAACGCTGGATTATGAAACGGAATTGTTTAAGAACATGACAAGGCTCCTGAAAATTCCTACAGAACACCAGAACTCTGACTGGAGAACTTTTGAGGCAGAAATAGATACTGCAATTTGTACAATATGCCAAGGAACTGTGAAAACAGTCATGACAATGAGACGCAGAGGAATGTCTGTAGAAGATATAGGAAAGACAATAACCAAGTTATGTGTGCGAATGAAcattcaaaaagaaagagtctGTAAAGGAGTTATTGAGTTGAATTTG CCCATCATTGCGTATATAGTAGATTCTAAACCGAAATTGACTGCTAGCACAGTTTGTGGCGTTGTTCTAGAATCAAAAGCCTGCCCATTGACGGATTCCGAATACGATTGGAGTATTGACATCGACAACCACACTGATGTGTTAATCACTGAAAATGGTACAAACGAACAAGTAAACATTTTGCAACTAACAGATTTTCACTATGATCCTTTGTATGAGCCGAATGGTAATCCAAATTGTGGAGAACCTCTTTGTTGCCGAAGAAATCAAAATAAAACTGATGCAAATTCATTGGCTGGATTTTGGGGAGACTATGAGTCTTGCGATACTCCTTGGCACAGCATTACTGATGTTTTAACCCATGTCAAGGATACACATCAG AATATAGATTACATATATTTTACTGGCGATGTAATCGACCACGGAGTATGGGAGACTTCAAACGAAGGAAACAAAGAGAGTCTGGaaaaagtttataataaaatgcatgaaatgtttaaaaatattacagtgtatCCGATTCTGGGAAATCATGAACCTCACCCTTTGAATCA ATTTGCGCCAAACAGTATAACAGAAGACAATTTAACTACAAATGGGCTCTATAAATTGATAGCAGATCTATGGATTAACTTTGGTTGGTTACCAGAATCCACTCGGTCTACCATACATCAAGGAGGATATTATACAGTTACTCCAAAAAACGGATTCAGAATTATAGCTCTAAATAGTAATGTTTGCTACACTTATAATTG GTGGCTCTTGTACGATCCAACAGACCCGGATGGTCAGCTACAATGGCTTGCAAACACTCTTTCTAATGCAGAAAAGAATAATGAATTTGTACATATATTGTCTCATATTCCCGCTAATAGCAATGCCTGTTTAAATACGTGGAAACGAGAATACCTAAGAATAATTAATAGGTACAGTCATTTGATCAAAGCCGAGTTCAACGGGCATACTCATAACGACGAAATagcaatattttataatgcGGATGGTGTAGCAAAAAATATTGCCTGGAATGGTGGTAGTATAACTACCTTCTCAAGGCTAAATCCAAATTATAAAGTTTATGCGGTGAATGGCAGCAATTAT GCAGTGACTGATTACCAAAATTGGATGTATAATCTTGGTTCTGCCAACAAGAATAGCCACACAAGACCACATTGGTATAAATCATATTCCTTTAAAGCAGAATATGGTCTCTCCGATCTCTCTGCTCAATCTCTAAACGATTGGCTTATTGCAGCAGCGCATAATGACACGCTATTAAACAGATATTACAG GAATTTTTTCAAACGCGCGGATCCGTCACTGAAAGGAAATTGTGACTTAAACTGTCAGAAACAATATCTATGTCGCACGATTGCACACATAGGAGATGCAAGCGAACTCTGTAATaacattttaagaaattaa
- the LOC143368061 gene encoding uncharacterized protein LOC143368061, translating into MSTNESTKLKTFLSVKQKIDIFKKLESGASVKTLSSKYKVSSTTIRRIRREGRVLENFGNQGTHMLKRRNRRKPTYADIDNRLYEWFLERGALGDRLTDVLLQKKAREICIDFGAPSSFTASRGWLTKFKERHNIRLIRTYGETGSTAREGAEKFLSRLEVAENIYDDYVSEEDEEAQAGDTEVDEYPEENMEIQEGTEEKRDKEGIEGREEEEIEEKREEEEIGEKRGEEKIGEKREVEEIKEEKEEEEIEEAGEEEPQEPRLSMVDKKKRDLNTFEEIIKTYADNDRSLILMGQLLKQILEEKKTPEG; encoded by the coding sequence ATGTCAACAAATGAGAGTACTAAGTTAAAGACCTTCTTGTCAGTGAAACAGAAGATAGATATCTTTAAAAAACTAGAGAGCGGAGCAAGCGTGAAAACTTTATCCAGCAAGTACAAAGTTTCTTCTACCACCATTCGCCGCATTCGCAGAGAAGGAAGGGTTTTGGAAAATTTTGGCAACCAAGGGACCCATATGTTAAAGCGCAGGAACCGAAGGAAACCGACGTACGCAGATATTGATAATCGCTTGTACGAGTGGTTTTTGGAACGGGGAGCGTTGGGAGATCGACTTACCGATGTCTTATTACAAAAGAAGGCCAGGGAAATTTGTATTGACTTTGGAGCACCATCATCGTTTACGGCAAGTAGGGGCTGGCTGACGAAATTTAAGGAACGTCATAATATTCGCTTAATTCGTACTTACGGAGAAACAGGAAGCACAGCCAGGGAAGGTGCAGAGAAGTTCTTGTCACGATTGGAAGTGGCTGAAAATATTTACGATGATTATGTAtctgaagaagatgaagaagcgCAGGCAGGAGATACTGAAGTAGACGAGTACCCTGAagaaaatatggaaatacaAGAAGGAACAGAAGAAAAAAGGGACAAAGAAGGAATAGAAGGAAGAGAGGaggaagaaatagaagaaaaaagagaggaagaagaaataggagaaaaaagaggggaggaaaaaataggagaaaaaagagaggtagaagaaataaaggaagaaaaggaggaagaagaaatagaagaaGCAGGCGAAGAAGAACCACAAGAACCGAGACTAAGTATGGTAGacaaaaaaaagagagatttaAACACCttcgaagaaattataaaaacctATGCAGATAATGATAGATCACTGATATTAATGGGGCAACTGTTGAAACAAATACTGGAGGAGAAAAAAACACCAGAGGGATAA